The Coccidioides posadasii str. Silveira chromosome 3, complete sequence genome contains a region encoding:
- a CDS encoding uncharacterized protein (EggNog:ENOG410PN6R~COG:S~TransMembrane:1 (i12-33o)), protein MATSKSNPLRIGVLISGWVQLLDLAVIDLFAIMSPGYIKTCHLPQSIVDLAVPLKIHYIGASSAPANLSANVSINLTDTVSSPSVSPGNLDILMIPGPDPNQVPSDDLKTFVREHHDVGTTILSICTGCIVAAHAGILNGKRATGPRIMIPGLREQFPKVKEWDGSCRFVKDGNVWSSGSIANGFDLAIAYLRENYPAPLVDVVCDLSEVAERPSEYVSGLRSEFFGKL, encoded by the exons ATGGCTACCTCCAAGAGCAACCCACTCCGAATCGGAGTTCTGATCAGCGGCTGGGTGCAACTCCTAGACCTCGCCGTAATTGACCTCTTCGCCATAATGTCCCCCGGATATATCAAAACCTGCCATCTCCCACAGTCTATCGTCGACCTAGCCGTACCTTTAAAAATCCACTACATCGGCGCGTCATCGGCGCCTGCAAACCTATCTGCGAATGTGTCCATCAATCTCACTGACACCGTCTCTTCTCCCTCCGTATCCCCGGGAAATCTTGACATTCTCATGATTCCAGGCCCGGATCCGAACCAGGTCCCCTCTGACGACCTCAAGACGTTTGTCCGAGAGCATCACGATGTCGGAACCACGATCCTTAGCATATGCACTGGCTGTATAGTAGCGGCACATGCGGGTATTCTCAACGGCAAAAGGGCCACTGGGCCTAGGATTATGATTCCAGGACTGCGCGAACAATTTCCAAAGGTGAAAGAGTGGGATGGTTCGTGCAGGTTTGTCAAGGATGGGAATGTTTGGAGCAGTG GGAGCATAGCCAATGGATTTGACCTTGCCATCGCATATTTGCGCGAAAATTATCCCGCACCCCTTGTGGACGTGGTATGTGACCTGTCTGAAGTCGCAGAGAGGCCATCTGAATATGTTTCGGGCCTGAGGTCAGAATTTTTTGGAAAGTTATGA
- a CDS encoding uncharacterized protein (EggNog:ENOG410PQUX~COG:S~BUSCO:16134at33183), whose translation MSLFHIVLVSFKPEVSQEVIKDALTRNMALKDICLHPTTQKPYIKSMTSGVDNSTVGLQHGMTHAFVVELANAEDRDYFTKEDPAHKAYGQSVASYLDKVLVFDFVDGEFCK comes from the exons ATGTCACTTTTTCACATTGTCCTTGTTAGCTTTAAACCGGAAGTCAGCCAGGAAGTTATTAAGGAT GCACTTACGCGGAATATGGCCTTGAAGGACATCTGCCTCCATCCGACAACGCAGAAACCGTACATCAAATCCATGACCAGTGGAGTGGATAACTCGACCGTTGGGTTACAG CATGGGATGACGCACGCCTTTGTCGTTGAACTCGCAAACGCTGAGGATCGAGACTACTTCACGAAAGAAGACCCAGCACACAAAGCTTACGGTCAGAGTGTTGCTAGTTATCTTGATAAAGTCTTGGTGTTTGATTTTGTCGATGGAGAATTTTGCAAATAA
- a CDS encoding uncharacterized protein (EggNog:ENOG410PKNS~COG:Q) produces the protein MTRTWARELGDRATVNAVNPGPVLGDMYWAAGEGFWKRMQGWQDNTPGSNMIVEPGFTGTGEERLSEEDLGTVREKMGGRRPAFTDEIAGVVGMLCTKDAAWCTGSVICANGGLRMSI, from the coding sequence ATGACGCGAACTTGGGCGCGAGAATTGGGCGATCGCGCGACCGTCAACGCGGTTAACCCTGGTCCAGTGCTGGGTGATATGTACTGGGCAGCCGGGGAGGGGTTTTGGAAAAGAATGCAAGGGTGGCAGGATAACACACCGGGGAGCAATATGATTGTCGAGCCAGGTTTTACGGGAACTGGCGAGGAGAGGCTGAGTGAAGAAGACTTGGGGACGGTTAGGGAGAAGATGGGAGGTAGAAGACCAGCGTTTACGGACGAGATAGCTGGGGTGGTGGGGATGCTATGTACGAAAGATGCAGCCTGGTGTACAGGGAGTGTGATTTGTGCAAATGGAGGTTTGAGGATGAGTATATAA
- a CDS encoding uncharacterized protein (EggNog:ENOG410PQP6) codes for MYASTGFRFHNRSLDIREHDFLAFRRTITPAHFASIPSLEITLPVEDVPQLGFARFARFCDIIAGMPRLRRLKLMMILSPRPPSGRKVQEEQVGGPLSLIVAKESLIALEIGVSDDIWGWLLEKMGSRTGLPIKRFRGAAARVLI; via the coding sequence ATGTATGCATCTACCGGCTTTCGATTCCACAACCGGTCTTTAGACATAAGGGAACATGACTTCCTTGCCTTTCGAAGGACGATCACCCCGGCGCACTTCGCAAGTATCCCGTCTCTTGAGATCACGCTGCCTGTTGAGGACGTGCCCCAACTTGGGTTTGCCAGATTTGCAAGATTCTGCGATATTATCGCTGGGATGCCAAGATTGCGCCGTCTAAAGCTCATGATGATATTGAGCCCTCGGCCGCCCTCCGGCAGGAAGGTGCAGGAAGAGCAGGTCGGAGGGCCGCTGTCGTTGATTGTCGCGAAAGAGTCTTTGATAGCGTTAGAGATTGGGGTCAGCGATGACATCTGGGGCTGGTTGCTGGAGAAAATGGGATCAAGGACGGGCCTCCCCATTAAGCGATTTCGCGGGGCCGCCGCGCGGGTTTTGATTTGA
- a CDS encoding uncharacterized protein (EggNog:ENOG410PKNS~COG:Q), whose protein sequence is MQGTLNRPLEGKFGIALLSPGIGAAIAENLASKGCHLLLVYTSPSSTARIHDLCEGLKATCGIQCFAQQADLGNPVEAVEKILFAARQHFVALQGSSHLQIDILINNAGISENRFLNDPERGPIDVDTFNKQYNVNVLAPLLLTQAIAPYLPRNRSGRIVNLSSISTSLGLAG, encoded by the exons ATGCAGGGTACACTGAATAGACCCTTGGAGGGGAAATTCGGCATC GCTCTACTATCTCCAGGTATTGGCGCTGCAATTGCTGAGAATTTAGCCTCGAAGGGCTGCCATCTACTCTTGGTCTATACTTCTCCCAGCTCTACAGCACGCATTCATGATCTCTGCGAGGGGTTAAAGGCAACATGCGGCATCCAGTGCTTTGCTCAACAGGCTGACCTCGGCAATCCTGTAGAAGCAGTTGAGAAAATCCTATTCGCAGCTCGGCAACACTTCGTAGCTCTGCAGGGTAGCAGTCACCTCCAGATCGACATTCTCATAAACAATGCCGGTATCTCAGAGAATAGATTTCTCAACGACCCCGAGAGAGGCCCGATCGACGTCGATACGTTCAATAAGCAGTATAATGTCAATGTGCTCGCACCTCTGCTCCTAACCCAGGCCATCGCGCCATACTTGCCTCGCAACCGGTCTGGACGTATCGTTAACTTATCCAGCATCAGTACTAGCCTGGGGCTTGCCGGCTAG
- a CDS encoding uncharacterized protein (EggNog:ENOG410PQP6) — protein sequence MTLRKGSPDDAPPPYTPSDPLTPTSGNLSVQGEPFAQSPNYSIQPADNFISAASYFNERPSVVPHGPDEEILEHTITIYTRSQAKDYSRFPRCWRSRAAEASKHDWATFLNYLLPSHLGPASNHPDLPRKLRREIARDHKDRPQEANEERKARISAVVDEWNEHFFGPRAMRVAYVFPSESGTTTISPLCPNCYPSTVRSMPLRTGGAHPTLSRSQTAPPASQHSIPRKPVGENAADPTPVRPYQPHTENEADTNQGNRPQIAQHQSPFGSWASAIVNWANNFSEQAQRYGEHIEQQAEAHGKRFEESAESFGRMMEAKGQAWENYFEQQGNRFERATEQFEKACNRRSPWSYRWNPSGPWGAGAGRGGCSRRGGMGPYWSNSGCPMSSRPRSGSISSLSSSSSSFSDSLSSSSSSDSEHSDNETSIKSEMNSLRESRTQARNLNTEHRAKVAALRHEMGALRAAHRELRSSSRCGPGRGANSREMFNDKVAEARAIKAEMGNLKQEYKAMRNEFRQEKKQLRRMIKSSRKEHRKARKAERKQQRGKGVKGQEVGTTHNPANIAPPTSSLPTHVPVPPCPPMSPPPAYSSPFVSEPPVIPTGLTQETRTETEETDIPPMQNQQDKPEDNSTKSSKGKGKSWSKEQTQQTMSWGYTSSNAVPKSSGFWKKSREAEAPSVQWSGDGKQETGVLPVDDEEREDSERDNPPQGRNN from the exons ATGACACTGCGGAAAGGAAGTCCGGACGACGCCCCTCCTCCGTATACTCCCTCCGATCCCCTCACGCCAACCTCTGGCAATTTGTCTGTTCAAGGTGAACCTTTCGCACAATCACCCAATTATTCTATACAGCCAGCGGATAATTTCATCTCTGCTGCTTCGTATTTCAATGAGCGTCCATCAGTCGTCCCTCATGGCCCAGACGAGGAGATCCTGGAGCATACCATAACCATCTACACTCGAAGCCAGGCCAAGGACTATTCCCGCTTCCCGCGATGCTGGCGATCTCGAGCTGCGGAAGCCTCTAAGCACGATTGGGCTACTTTTTTAAATTACTTACTCCCTTCACATTTGGGCCCTGCGTCCAATCATCCGGATCTTCCACGAAAGCTTCGTCGGGAGATTGCAAGAGACCATAAAGATCGGCCCCAGGAAGCTAATGAGGAGCGGAAAGCTCGAATTTCGGCCGTTGTCGATGAATGGAATGAGCACTTCTTTGGCCCCCGGGCAATGAGGGTGGCATATGTGTTTCCCTCTGAATCTGGGACCACAACCATCTCTCCGCTTTGCCCCAATTGCTACCCATCGACGGTCAGATCAATGCCACTGCGAACTGGCGGCGCACACCCGACTCTGTCCAGATCGCAGACGGCACCACCTGCATCGCAGCATAGCATTCCTCGCAAGCCAGTTGGCGAAAATGCCGCTGATCCTACACCTGTTCGGCCATATCAACCTCACACGGAAAACGAAGCCGATACAAACCAAGGAAACCGACCGCAGATCGCGCAACACCAGTCGCCCTTTGGGTCCTGGGCGTCCGCGATCGTTAACTGGGCAAACAACTTTTCCGAGCAGGCACAACGATATGGCGAACACATCGAACAACAAGCCGAGGCGCATGGAAAGAGATTCGAAGAAAGTGCCGAGTCATTCGGCCGAATGATGGAAGCCAAGGGACAGGCATGGGAAAACTACTTTGAGCAGCAAGGGAACAGGTTCGAGCGGGCCACCGAACAATTCGAAAAAGCTTGCAACAGGCGCTCGCCCTGGTCATACCGTTGGAATCCATCCGGTCCATGGGGCGCAGGCGCTGGCAGGGGAGGATGCAGCCGTCGCGGTGGCATGGGACCTTATTGGTCTAACTCCGGGTGTCCTATGAGTTCTCGGCCACGGAGCGGCTCTATTTCCTCTCTGTCGTCCTCTTCGTCATCATTCTCGGATTCGCTCTCGTCctcgtcttcttcagattcgGAACACAGTGACAATGAAACTAGCATTAAGTCCGAAATGAATAGCTTACGCGAAAGTCGCACTCAGGCCCGTAATCTGAACACGGAGCATCGCGCGAAAGTTGCAGCGCTACGCCATGAGATGGGCGCGCTGAGGGCAGCACATAGAGAACTACGATCTTCGAGCCGATGTGGGCCGGGTCGTGGGGCGAATTCGCGTGAGATGTTCAACGACAAGGTTGCGGAAGCACGAGCTATTAAAGCCGAAATGGGGAATTTAAAGCAAGAGTATAAAGCTATGAGAAATGAGTTCCGCCAGGAGAAAAAACAGCTTCGACGCATGATCAAAAGCTCGAGGAAAGAGCATAGAAAGGCTAGAAAGGCGGAGCGAAAGCAGCAAAGGGGAAAAG GCGTCAAAGGTCAGGAAGTTGGCACGACTCACAATCCCGCTAACATCGCTCCGCCGACCTCTTCTCTCCCGACGCATGTCCCCGTGCCGCCCTGTCCCCCAATGTCACCGCCTCCGGCGTACTCCTCTCCGTTCGTCTCTGAGCCCCCAGTGATACCCACTGGTTTAACCCAGGAGACGAGAACTGAGACCGAGGAGACAGACATCCCACCAATGCAAAATCAGCAGGATAAACCTGAAGACAACTCTACAAAATCTAGCAAGGGGAAAGGAAAGAGCTGGAGCAAGGAGCAAACACAACAGACGATGAGCTGGGGATATACCAGCAGCAATGCGGTACCAAAGTCGTCGGGATTCTGGAAGAAATCACGCGAGGCCGAGGCGCCGTCGGTTCAATGGTCTGGTGATGGCAAGCAGGAGACCGGAGTGCTTCCTGTTGACGATGAAGAGCGAGAAGACAGTGAGCGAGACAATCCTCCACAGGGGCGAAATAATTGA
- a CDS encoding uncharacterized protein (EggNog:ENOG410PNEM~COG:S~TransMembrane:4 (o35-53i163-186o210-239i260-280o)), whose protein sequence is MAFLPLSFRRKENRNQASPPTSRDLQRGSFSGWRLFYALLYLAALIFLILVEIGNVSDRPVLRDTYFLKIDLSEIIPRSVPDAVLINSIARTIGLHDFYQVGLWNFCEGYDDGSGITYCSAPRKMYFFNPVEILLNELLAGATIALPGDVTQALDIARIASHWMFGLFLTAAVLAFICILLTPFSVSTTNPTTPSPSPSKRRTHFAKKRYLFPLTLLTFATFFLTAAASVIATAMFTIFKMVFVRNEADLNIHAQLGTRMLAFMWTAVGLTAIGFIFHAASLCACCCCCCCGPRKKAREEKNGVGGGKKGPFVRRENSSSSRHCASGGEEKSSDTRRRTHGWNRMRVDV, encoded by the exons ATGGCCTTTCTACCCTTGAGCTTCCGTCGTAAAGAGAATAGGAATCAGGCTTCTCCTCCAACATCCAGAGACCTACAACGAGGCTCATTTTCCGGATGGCGTCTCTTTTACGCCCTTCTTTACCTTGCTGCCCTCATCTTTCTCATTCTCGTCGAGATCGGAAATGTCAGCGACAGACCCGTACTCCGAGACACATACTTCCTTAAAATCGATCTATCAGAGATAATACCCCGTTCCGTTCCGGACGCCGTCCTCATCAACAGTATTGCCCGGACGATCGGGCTGCATGATTTCTACCAGGTCGGTTTGTGGAATTTCTGCGAAGGATACGATGACGGTTCAGGAATCACATATTGCTCAGCCCCGAGAAAGATGTACTTCTTCAACCCCGTTGAGATTTTACTGAATGAGCTGCTTGCTGGGGCTACAA TTGCGCTCCCGGGCGACGTCACCCAAGCTCTCGACATCGCACGTATAGCATCCCACTGGATGTTTGGCCTCTTCCTTACCGCCGCCGTCCTAGCATTCATCTGTATACTTCTCACCCCATTCTCTGTCTCCACCACGAACCCCACCACTCCTTCTCCCTCCCCGTCGAAAAGACGAACCCATTTCGCAAAGAAGCGATACCTCTTCCCACTCACCCTTCTCACCTTCGCTACATTTTTCCTCACCGCTGCCGCCTCCGTGATAGCCACGGCAATGTTCACAATTTTCAAAATGGTCTTCGTGAGAAACGAggcagatttgaatatcCACGCTCAGTTGGGCACCCGGATGCTAGCGTTTATGTGGACTGCTGTGGGCCTGACAGCTATCGGGTTCATTTTCCATGCCGCCAGCCTGTGCGcgtgctgttgttgctgctgctgtggcCCCAGGAAGAAAGCACGGGAAGAAAAAAATGGTGTTGGCGGCGGGAAAAAGGGGCCGTTCGTGCGGAGGGAAAATTCCTCCTCGTCTAGGCATTGTGCAAGTGGCGGAGAGGAAAAAAGCAGCGATACCAGGCGGAGGACCCATGGCTGGAACAGGATGAGGGTGGACGTTTAG
- a CDS encoding uncharacterized protein (EggNog:ENOG410PXTW), with protein METATPSSEGIYASLGLQQHPTPNHSELPSSQPVTGQGLGLTPLPGSQLQQDRNHNQNQDLDLQGLGAGDDLFDLPAEYDLDPNELDRFLRDVDLSGLLSTQGQPGQTPTNDVPVAGPYQAQNLITGTQELHRPVPTVLPGPTFASDSRYRRLAPTPGRGPEHKRSVDDISVDEDHVLSSVKGNEPVAKRQCMGHSIQSTFIGDSHPVSNVFRHDHRRRPPRMDAAIGSIEKPQPYARSGVPVIATPILSEAHQGSNNQSRSSLGIPSIGLFNASSNSSSASTNSVGSVSTSLALEKRGDLAIHQSTNSQAALSLPPFRPHGVAPATPCHSVDIDAASFERESSIDSLFDDRANSPLLDAASTSQNAGKPQFMMPLIANTTGPRISEHLKKVCQLKDEDILLTQSRESGWFCRQRPKYISPYPRPGGDLGYLPSSPSLHVRSIKAADDEVASLLNDYRKRLETCISDRDKLMAELQMYSNVDPVTQKSQYQRFKDDIKYLKRAVTVNAKKEEEASKEARYWQNRYFGLVNIYNNLCAQFHQLRQLVQPMQFQVHQTRLTQQCSAPAPIQQNTQVPRLPSNRPAPTSVTSTPATGSAVPSAATSAPMTPSASSAPTPVMVDLTGDADGDMSSQPKKAQNVNSTPATDIPVSQKELFKSMRKKEYRWLGNKNHMQQRFTNALTSQPQPHTNVPSNTANTSSTPTTPNNCRHDRVKDNSVSGRPRQTASSRQIETGVHQTATMPDACDPGDNEFARMMEGNLQGSSDIDTTGSGTISDPATVAADTSEVTEGDDDEFARMLEKDLEASS; from the coding sequence ATGGAGACAGCAACGCCATCTTCAGAAGGTATTTATGCTTCTTTAGGCTTGCAACAGCACCCTACTCCAAACCATTCTGAACTCCCTTCTTCTCAGCCTGTCACTGGTCAAGGTCTGGGGCTTACACCTCTCCCCGGGTCACAGCTGCAGCAGGATCGAAATCACAATCAGAACCAGGACCTTGATCTTCAAGGTCTTGGTGCGGGTGATGACCTGTTTGACCTGCCGGCCGAGTATGATTTAGATCCGAACGAGCTCGATCGGTTTCTCCGCGATGTAGACCTTTCTGGTTTGTTGTCAACTCAGGGTCAGCCTGGCCAGACGCCCACCAATGATGTCCCGGTGGCTGGACCTTACCAAGCCCAGAACCTGATCACTGGAACGCAAGAACTCCATCGTCCTGTCCCGACCGTCCTTCCTGGTCCTACTTTCGCGAGTGATTCGAGGTACCGACGACTTGCCCCGACACCAGGTCGTGGACCCGAGCATAAAAGATCTGTCGATGATATCAGTGTTGATGAGGATCATGTACTATCCTCTGTCAAAGGTAATGAACCTGTTGCAAAGAGACAGTGTATGGGCCACTCCATTCAGTCCACCTTTATCGGCGATAGTCATCCCGTCTCCAATGTGTTCCGTCACGACCATCGACGCCGTCCACCCCGGATGGATGCAGCCATAGGGTCAATCGAAAAGCCTCAACCCTATGCTAGATCCGGCGTTCCTGTGATCGCAACGCCTATCCTTAGTGAAGCACACCAGGGTTCAAACAACCAATCACGTTCATCTTTGGGCATTCCCTCGATCGGCCTGTTTAACGCATCTAGCAACTCGAGCAGTGCGTCAACGAACAGCGTAGGCTCCGTATCGACATCTCTTGCATTGGAGAAGCGAGGAGATCTCGCAATCCACCAATCCACGAACTCCCAAGCAGCATTATCGTTACCCCCGTTTCGCCCCCATGGCGTAGCACCCGCTACTCCATGTCACTCAGTAGATATAGATGCTGCTAGTTTTGAGCGTGAATCGTCTATTGATTCTCTGTTTGATGATCGGGCCAACAGCCCGTTGTTGGACGCCGCATCCACAAGCCAGAACGCCGGAAAACCTCAATTTATGATGCCTTTGATAGCAAATACCACTGGACCCCGGATATCCGAGCATCTCAAGAAAGTCTGTCAGTTAAAAGATGAGGATATCCTTCTAACTCAATCTCGAGAAAGTGGGTGGTTTTGCCGCCAAAGACCCAAATATATCTCCCCATACCCCCGACCGGGGGGAGATCTAGGCTATCTTCCATCTAGCCCATCTCTTCACGTCAGATCGATCAAAGCCGCGGATGACGAGGTTGCATCTCTCCTCAACGACTATCGAAAACGACTCGAGACGTGCATTTCTGATCGGGATAAACTCATGGCGGAACTCCAGATGTATAGCAACGTTGATCCGGTGACTCAAAAAAGTCAATATCAGAGGTTTAAAGACGACATTAAATATCTGAAGCGGGCGGTAACTGTGAACGCGaaaaaggaggaagaggCCTCAAAGGAGGCGCGTTATTGGCAAAACCGGTATTTCGGTCTTGTCAACATATACAATAACCTTTGCGCACAGTTCCATCAACTGCGACAGCTAGTGCAGCCAATGCAATTTCAGGTTCACCAGACTAGGCTAACCCAACAATGCTCCGCACCGGCTCCAATTCAGCAAAATACCCAGGTACCCAGACTACCAAGCAATCGCCCTGCACCAACTAGCGTGACGTCGACCCCTGCTACTGGTAGCGCCGTACCATCTGCTGCAACTTCTGCGCCTATGACTCCTAGCGCTTCATCTGCACCAACCCCAGTCATGGTTGATTTAACTGGCGACGCGGACGGCGATATGTCAAGTCAACCAAAGAAAGCTCAAAACGTCAATTCCACTCCTGCAACAGACATCCCAGTTTCGCAGAAAGAACTTTTCAAGTCCATGCGCAAGAAAGAATATCGGTGGCTGGGTAACAAAAATCACATGCAACAACGTTTCACGAATGCTTTAACCAGTCAGCCCCAACCGCATACTAATGTTCCATCAAATACGGCTAATACTTCCTCTACCCCTACGACACCTAACAACTGTCGACATGACAGAGTAAAGGACAACAGTGTATCTGGTCGCCCTCGTCAAACCGCGTCAAGTCGTCAGATTGAAACGGGTGTGCACCAGACAGCAACCATGCCCGATGCGTGTGATCCCGGAGATAATGAATTTGCAAGGATGATGGAGGGAAATTTGCAGGGTTCGAGTGATATAGACACAACAGGCTCAGGGACGATTTCTGACCCAGCCACGGTTGCGGCCGACACCTCAGAAGTGACGGAAggagatgatgatgaatTTGCGAGGATGCTGGAAAAGGATCTTGAAGCTTCAAGTTGA
- the ARD1 gene encoding N-terminal acetyltransferase A complex catalytic subunit ard1 (EggNog:ENOG410PHRH~COG:S~BUSCO:13677at33183), translated as MVDIVPLCSYPSYLSLLPSIQTCNITNLPENYFLKYYMYHALSWPQLSFVAVVRSPPNGGKAKYSGDYPKVVGYVLAKMEEEPLDGVAHGHITSLSVMRTHRRLGIAERLMRMSQRAMAESHRAHYVSLHVRVSNTAALHLYRDTLGFEVEKVESKYYADGEDAYAMRMDLRDLWVKEDKEPRTAASESESAAKTKKQEDEGDNDVQDEGDEVGSMGKKEDGKEGEKMVKVKIGRALGVGDLVERNEAVR; from the exons atgGTCGACATCGTCCCCCTCTGCTCCTATCCGTCCTACCTCTCCCTCCTCCCGTCCATCCAGACATGTAACATCACCAATCTCCCCGAAAACTACTTCCTCAAATACTACATGTACCATGCCCTCTCCTGGCCACAGCTCAGCTTCGTCGCCGTCGTCCGATCCCCGCCCAATGGCGGCAAAGCCAAGTACAGCGGAGATTATCCCAAGGTGGTCGGATACGTGCTCGCCAAGATGGAGGAGGAGCCACTCGACGGAGTTGCACACGGGCATATTACAAGCTTGAGCGTGATGAGGACGCATAGACGGTTGGGCATCGCCGAGAGGTTAATGAGAATGAGCC AACGGGCGATGGCCGAATCTCACCGGGCCCACTACGTCTCGCTGCACGTTCGAGTCTCAAACACCGCTGCGCTGCACCTGTACCGTGACACACTCGGCTTCGAGGTCGAGAAGGTCGAATCGAAGTACTACGCCGACGGTGAGGATGCGTACGCCATGCGCATGGATCTTCGGGACCTCTGGGTCAAAGAGGACAAGGAGCCCAGAACCGCTGCGAGCGAAAGTGAATCCGCTGCCAAGACGAAGAAACAGGAAGACGAAGGCGACAACGATGTGCAGGATGAGGGCGATGAGGTGGGAAGCATGGGCAAAAAGGAGGACGGCAAGGAAGGGGAGAAGATGGTCAAAGTGAAAATTGGACGGGCTCTGGGAGTGGGAGACTTGGTGGAGAGAAACGAAGCGGTACGATGA
- a CDS encoding uncharacterized protein (SECRETED:SignalP(1-19)~EggNog:ENOG410PIPE~COG:S~TransMembrane:1 (n7-14c19/20o431-448i)) — MLLSFRLLAVASLLGSIYADDIITLTGTNIPSSLSVGDPIPSDTSGLYKSYSSVVTVSATDKQLESARTGTETVTGSESTATSDGGTLLIGSKRVSTTNGTTLSGNATATSTESAAVPTNTRPCNGYPEFCERKYSNITHIAAHNSPFVRRGNIAGNQELDVTIQLNDGIRMLQFQTHYINGTIRLCHSSCDLLDVGPLEDYLRKVADWLRANPYDVVSILMGNSNFILPTNYTKPIENSGLIDYVYTPSKIPMALDDWPLLSHFILTGQRAIVYLDYKANQTEVPYLLDEFSQMWETPFSPTNRDFPCVVHRPPGLSAEDAKKRLYMANHNLNTEVSLAGASLLVPNTVLLNETNAVSGYGSAGAMAGNCTEQWTRPPNFILVDYYNIGNFNGSVFEVAANCNNVTYNRKCCGRQTSAASKGLSSGAKQSFFVGLLATITTSFLFTLP; from the exons ATGCTGCTGAGCTTCCGTCTTCTTGCCGTAGCCTCTTTGCTGGGTTCCATATATGCAGACGATATCATCACCCTCACAGGGACAAACATACCCTCTTCGCTATCCGTTGGTGATCCCATTCCTTCCGACACCTCAGGTCTCTACAAAAGCTACTCATCGGTGGTTACTGTCAGTGCGACGGATAAACAGCTAGAGTCTGCCCGGACCGGCACTGAGACAGTTACCGGCTCAGAGAGCACTGCAACTTCTGACGGGGGGACTCTCCTCATCGGTAGCAAGCGAGTGAGCACCACAAATGGAACCACACTGTCTGGGAATGCTACAGCCACTTCGACCGAATCGGCTGCCGTCCCCACAAACACCCGTCCGTGTAACGGTTATCCAGAGTTCTGTGAAAGGAAGTATTCCAACATCACACATATTGCGGCCCACAACAGCCCTTTCGTACGGCGGGGAAATATCGCCGGAAACCAGGAACTTGATGTGACCATCCAACTCAATGATGGAATTCGTATGC TACAATTCCAGACTCACTATATCAACGGTACCATTCGCCTGTGTCATTCCTCTTGTGATTTACTCGATGTCGGCCCGTTGGAGGATTATTTGCGGAAAGTAGCCGACTGGCTCAGAGCCAATCCGTACGACGTTGTCTCGATTTTGATGGGCAACTCAAACTTCATCCTTCCGACCAACTACACCAAACCCATAGAGAATTCCGGTCTAATCGACTATGTCTACACCCCTTCAAAGATACCGATGGCCCTCGATGACTGGCCACTTCTCTCCCACTTCATCTTGACTGGCCAGAGAGCAATTGTATATCTCGACTACAAAGCTAACCAGACCGAAGTACCATACCTCCTGGATGAGTTTTCACAAATGTGGGAGACACCTTTCTCCCCGACAAATAGAGACTTTCCTTGCGTTGTCCATAGACCACCAGGCCTAAGTGCAGAAGATGCAAAGAAGCGCCTATACATGGCCAACCATAACCTCAATACCGAGGTTTCTCTAGCAGGTGCCAGCCTACTCGTCCCGAATACAGTTCTACTGAATGAGACAAATGCCGTTTCTGGATACGGAAGTGCCGGCGCCATGGCTGGGAATTGCACAG AACAATGGACTCGGCCACCAAATTTTATCTTGGTCGATTATTACAACATCGGCAATTTCAATGGATCTGTATTCGAGGTTGCAGCGAACTGTAATAACGTCACATACAACAGAAAGTGTTGTGGCCGACAAACTTCCGCCGCGTCCAAAGGCCTGTCTTCCGGTGCGAAGCAAAGCTTTTTTGTTGGGCTTCTGGCCACTATTACAACAAGTTTTCTGTTTACTTTGCCGTGA